TACGCATCCAAAATTTCCTGAGCTAACGCCCGACGCATCGGAACACCCTTCCGCGTCTTGGCGTACTGCATGATCCAGCGCATGGCCAGAGCGCCCTGACGATCAGGAGACACTTCCACAGGCACCTGATACGTCGCGCCACCCACACGGCGGGACTTGACTTCCACTTTCGGGCTCACATTGCTGATAGCCCGGAGGATAATCTCCAAAGGATCGCCATCAGGATGTTTTTCCTGAATAACTTTCAAGGCATCATACACAATATTAACCGAAACCGATTTTTTGCCCACCTTCATCAAGTGGTTGACAAGCCGGCCGACCAGCTCGCTGTTATACTTCGGATCCGGATCAACCGTCCGCCGCACTGCTCTTCGTCTTCGTCCCATAATCTTGCGCCGTCCTACGCTTTTTTCGGTGTTTTGACGCCATATTTAGAACGGCCCCTGTGCCGTCCCTCAACGCCCAATGTGTCCAACGTCCCACGAACAATGTGGTACCGGACACCGGGCAGGTCCTTGACACGCCCGCCACGGACCAGCACAACACTATGCTCCTGCAAATTGTGCCCTTCGCCCGGGATGTAAGCCGTTACTTCTTCGCCATTCGTCAGGCGAACACGTGCCACTTTACGTAGCGCCGAGTTCGGCTTTTTGGGCGTCTGCGTCTTAACTGAGAGACACACACCCCGGCGCTGAGGACAATTCTTCAGCGCGGGAGATTTACTTTTATAGCGGACCTGTTTACGTCCGTATTTCACAAGTTGATTGATCGTTGGCATAAATTTCGTTATCCCTTTTTAACGCAAAGCGTGTAAAGATGCCCGAAGCACCGTATTCCTGTCAAGCTTTATCCCAGCAGTTCTTTGGCTTTCTTTAACTCTTCGCTTTCCTGGCGCAGATCCTCTTCCGGAATCGGCTCAGCCAGAGGCACTAATTTGATATTCCGGAACATCGGGAAACCCGTCCCGCCCGGTATCAAATGTCCCATAATTACATTTTCCTTGAAACCATACAATGTGTCGATACGTCCCAGGGTCGCCGCTTCCGTGAGCACCCGGGTGGTGTCCTGGAATGAAGCCGCCGAAATGAAACTTTCCGTTTCCAGAGCCGCCTTGGTAATCCCCAGAAGCGCCGGAGACGCTTCCGCGGCACGCTTTCCTTCCGCCGATGCCTTGGCATTGACTTCCTGGAACGCCTGCTTTTCAACCTGCTCGCCCCAGAGGAAATCGGTATCGCCGGCGTCGGTAATCCGGACCTTGCGCAACATCTGCCGCACGATGATCTCAATGTGCTTGTCATTGATTTCAACGCCCTGCAGCCGATACACTTCCTGCACCTGATTGACCAGATACTCCTGAAGTTCTTGCGGTCCGCAAATCTCGAGAATTTCCTGAGGAACAATGGGGCCTTCCGTCAGCTGCTGGCCCTTCTGCACGTAGTCGCCCTTATAGACGACGATATGCTTGCCCATCGGAATCAGATGCTGCTCCTCGTCATTGGTGACCGAATCACGGATCAGCAAACAGCGCCGTCCGCGCTGATTGGCGCCGAAATCG
The DNA window shown above is from bacterium and carries:
- the rpsG gene encoding 30S ribosomal protein S7; this encodes MGRRRRAVRRTVDPDPKYNSELVGRLVNHLMKVGKKSVSVNIVYDALKVIQEKHPDGDPLEIILRAISNVSPKVEVKSRRVGGATYQVPVEVSPDRQGALAMRWIMQYAKTRKGVPMRRALAQEILDAYAEQGNAIKKRDETHKMAQANKAFAHYRW
- the rpsL gene encoding 30S ribosomal protein S12 — encoded protein: MPTINQLVKYGRKQVRYKSKSPALKNCPQRRGVCLSVKTQTPKKPNSALRKVARVRLTNGEEVTAYIPGEGHNLQEHSVVLVRGGRVKDLPGVRYHIVRGTLDTLGVEGRHRGRSKYGVKTPKKA